From the genome of Streptococcus lutetiensis, one region includes:
- a CDS encoding VanZ family protein: MRELFDEELELTSLGRKVALTLVGIYILCLCFLCFSPQPFNIDGVETPNIIYYGRLRLLLVPFNSLVGIGQLDSVFEVFWVFAQNVTNIFLIFPLMLGLIWIFPKLRQWMRAWLLAFGISLTIETTQLLVDLLYNANRVFEIDDLWTNSLGGLLALWLYSAIYQKFHK; the protein is encoded by the coding sequence ATGAGAGAGCTATTTGATGAAGAACTTGAGTTGACAAGCTTAGGGCGTAAAGTAGCCCTAACTTTGGTGGGGATTTACATCCTTTGCCTTTGTTTCTTGTGCTTTAGTCCGCAACCTTTTAACATCGATGGGGTTGAGACACCCAATATCATTTATTATGGACGTTTGCGTTTGCTTTTGGTGCCGTTTAATAGTTTGGTTGGTATCGGTCAGCTAGACAGTGTCTTTGAAGTATTTTGGGTATTTGCGCAAAATGTCACCAATATATTTCTTATCTTTCCTTTGATGTTGGGATTGATTTGGATTTTTCCAAAACTTCGTCAGTGGATGCGAGCTTGGCTGTTAGCCTTTGGAATCAGCCTAACAATTGAAACAACTCAGCTGCTTGTCGATTTACTTTATAATGCTAATCGAGTCTTTGAAATTGATGACTTATGGACCAACTCCTTAGGCGGTCTTCTAGCTCTGTGGCTTTACTCAGCAATTTATCAAAAATTTCATAAATAA
- the coaD gene encoding pantetheine-phosphate adenylyltransferase gives MTKIGMVTGSFDPVTNGHLDIIARASQLFETLYVGIFYNKNKTGLFTIAERKAMLEEAVKAFPNVKVVTAHDSLAVDVAKELNVGYLVRGIRNAKDLDYEADLAFYNRYLASDIESVFLLTSPEWLYVSSSRIRELMHFHSDISAFVPESVVKKVEEKYDNLKRI, from the coding sequence ATGACAAAAATTGGTATGGTGACGGGATCTTTTGACCCCGTGACAAATGGACATCTTGATATTATAGCGCGTGCGAGTCAGTTATTTGAGACACTTTACGTGGGAATTTTTTACAATAAAAATAAAACAGGGCTTTTTACGATTGCTGAAAGAAAAGCTATGTTAGAAGAAGCAGTTAAAGCTTTTCCAAATGTAAAGGTTGTGACAGCACATGATTCTTTGGCAGTTGATGTAGCTAAAGAATTGAATGTTGGCTATTTGGTACGTGGAATTCGCAATGCTAAGGATTTGGATTATGAGGCTGATCTTGCTTTTTATAATCGCTATCTGGCAAGTGATATCGAAAGTGTCTTCTTGTTAACTTCACCAGAGTGGCTTTATGTCTCATCTAGTCGTATTCGCGAATTGATGCATTTTCATTCGGATATTTCGGCCTTTGTTCCAGAAAGCGTTGTGAAAAAAGTGGAGGAAAAATATGACAATCTTAAACGCATTTAA
- a CDS encoding V-type ATP synthase subunit I domain-containing protein — MDFKTFFKDKKNLAITILSVLLIASFSSQGNQSQELSQAEDKIEQLSQDVKQAKSDLKDSQDELADFKEKNADYIEVGKKEVQKTKEIENSAETAVKSLEKDQTQANLDLATSKVDAVTDADKKEKFQKRIATVKTAIEAKKEKELEDKAETAVKNLENNQSRDNIDDAKNKVNAVNNSTKKEAFNNRINAVVSAIEAKEAEASKQAQEQAAAEAAAQQAQQQQNQAAAQPVDTTTVYITRTGSHYHLNPNCRGLNRSKSTTPVSLSEAQALGLTLCGFE, encoded by the coding sequence ATGGATTTTAAAACATTCTTTAAAGACAAGAAAAATCTTGCCATTACCATTTTATCGGTATTATTGATTGCTAGTTTTTCTAGTCAAGGTAACCAAAGTCAAGAATTATCCCAAGCAGAGGATAAGATTGAACAGCTTAGCCAGGATGTCAAACAAGCCAAATCAGACTTAAAAGATAGCCAAGATGAACTGGCTGATTTTAAAGAAAAAAATGCTGATTATATCGAAGTTGGCAAAAAAGAAGTTCAAAAGACTAAAGAGATTGAAAACAGTGCAGAAACTGCCGTAAAAAGTCTCGAAAAAGACCAAACGCAGGCTAATCTTGATTTAGCAACAAGTAAAGTTGACGCTGTTACAGACGCTGACAAAAAAGAGAAATTTCAAAAGCGTATCGCAACTGTCAAAACAGCCATTGAAGCTAAAAAAGAAAAAGAACTAGAAGATAAAGCAGAAACTGCGGTTAAAAACCTTGAAAATAACCAATCGCGTGATAACATTGATGACGCTAAAAATAAAGTTAATGCGGTAAATAATTCAACTAAAAAGGAAGCTTTCAACAACCGTATCAACGCTGTTGTTTCAGCTATCGAAGCCAAAGAAGCCGAAGCTTCTAAACAAGCTCAAGAACAAGCCGCTGCCGAAGCTGCTGCTCAACAGGCACAGCAACAACAAAACCAAGCAGCTGCCCAACCAGTAGATACCACAACAGTTTACATTACAAGAACTGGTAGCCACTACCACCTCAATCCAAATTGCCGTGGCTTAAATCGCTCAAAAAGCACTACACCAGTTAGCTTATCAGAAGCACAGGCCTTAGGCTTAACACTCTGTGGTTTTGAATAA
- a CDS encoding DUF3923 family protein — translation MTNWQKRLVIGFNIAALFIFLDVSLLIFIRSVNGHGVYQTLGMKWLTFSAWVLCYASLWMLQGIAYMFVKRLSLAKEQRNSH, via the coding sequence ATGACAAACTGGCAGAAACGTTTGGTGATTGGCTTTAATATTGCAGCCTTGTTTATCTTTTTAGATGTTAGTTTGTTAATTTTTATTAGATCTGTAAATGGTCATGGTGTTTATCAGACCTTAGGCATGAAGTGGCTGACTTTCTCAGCTTGGGTACTTTGTTATGCTTCCTTATGGATGCTCCAAGGAATTGCTTATATGTTTGTTAAGCGTCTCTCCTTGGCAAAAGAACAGCGAAATAGTCACTGA
- the rsmD gene encoding 16S rRNA (guanine(966)-N(2))-methyltransferase RsmD: protein MRVVAGKFGGRPLKTLDGKITRPTTDKVKGAIFNMIGPFFDGGRVLDLFSGSGSLAIEAISRGMDEAVMVERNRKAQAIITENIKMTKSEQQFHLMKMDANKALGMVNGSFDLVLLDPPYAKEEIVKNITDMEEAGLLSEDVMIVCETDKAVDLPEEISNFGIWKQKTYGISKVTVYIR, encoded by the coding sequence ATGAGAGTTGTAGCAGGAAAATTTGGTGGGCGTCCGTTGAAGACGCTCGATGGAAAAATTACTCGTCCGACAACTGATAAGGTTAAGGGCGCTATTTTTAATATGATTGGCCCATTCTTTGATGGTGGGCGTGTTTTGGATTTGTTTTCTGGTAGCGGTAGCCTTGCTATTGAAGCTATCTCACGTGGGATGGATGAAGCGGTCATGGTTGAACGCAACCGTAAGGCGCAAGCTATTATCACAGAAAATATCAAAATGACGAAATCTGAACAGCAATTCCATTTGATGAAAATGGATGCTAATAAAGCACTTGGCATGGTCAATGGGTCATTTGATTTGGTTTTGTTGGATCCACCATATGCGAAAGAGGAAATTGTTAAAAATATCACTGACATGGAAGAAGCTGGGCTTTTGTCTGAAGATGTGATGATTGTATGTGAAACGGATAAAGCTGTGGATTTGCCAGAAGAAATTTCAAATTTTGGCATCTGGAAACAAAAAACATACGGAATTAGTAAGGTGACGGTTTACATTAGATAG
- a CDS encoding SepM family pheromone-processing serine protease, producing MTILNAFKGILKKLGRILYRFKWWILGVVGTVFLIFSLFYPLDYYVEMPGGAYDVRSVLTVNNKTDKDEGSYNFVAVTVNQATLAQLVYAWLTPHTEISTAAATTGGYSNEDYMRINQYYMETSQNTATYQALTLAGKDVKLDYQGVYVLNVTKNSTFKGLLHLADTVTGVNGKTFKSSQELMAYVADLDLGSKVTIQEISNGKTKEVSGKIIELPNGKNGIGIGLVDHTKVSSDVDVTFDTSGVGGPSAGLMFTLDIYDQVNNEDLRKGRKIAGTGTIESDGSVGDIGGAGLKVVSAAKSGADIFFIPNNPVDKETLKKNPDAKTNYEEAKEAAKGLDTDMKIVPVKNVQEAIDYLRSTN from the coding sequence ATGACAATCTTAAACGCATTTAAAGGGATTTTGAAAAAGTTAGGTCGTATTTTATACCGCTTTAAATGGTGGATACTAGGAGTAGTGGGAACTGTATTTCTTATCTTTAGTTTATTTTATCCCCTCGACTATTATGTTGAAATGCCTGGCGGTGCTTATGATGTTCGTAGTGTTTTGACTGTTAATAACAAAACAGATAAAGATGAAGGCTCTTATAACTTTGTAGCGGTGACGGTGAATCAAGCGACGCTTGCTCAGCTGGTTTATGCTTGGTTAACACCGCATACGGAGATTTCAACGGCTGCCGCAACAACAGGGGGCTACAGTAATGAAGATTACATGCGTATTAATCAATACTACATGGAAACTTCACAAAATACAGCGACTTACCAAGCTTTAACCCTAGCAGGAAAAGATGTTAAGCTTGATTATCAGGGTGTTTATGTCCTAAATGTAACCAAAAATTCAACCTTTAAAGGACTTTTACATCTAGCTGATACGGTTACTGGTGTAAATGGAAAAACGTTCAAGAGTTCACAAGAATTGATGGCTTATGTAGCAGACTTGGATCTTGGCTCTAAAGTCACTATTCAAGAAATTTCAAATGGTAAAACAAAAGAGGTTTCTGGTAAAATCATTGAATTGCCAAATGGTAAAAATGGTATCGGCATTGGTTTAGTCGATCATACCAAGGTGTCATCTGATGTCGATGTGACTTTTGATACCAGTGGTGTTGGTGGACCTAGTGCAGGCTTGATGTTCACCCTTGATATTTATGATCAAGTTAATAACGAAGACCTTCGTAAAGGTCGTAAAATTGCTGGTACTGGTACCATTGAATCAGATGGTTCTGTTGGTGATATCGGCGGAGCAGGCTTAAAAGTTGTCTCAGCTGCCAAATCTGGTGCAGATATTTTCTTTATTCCAAATAATCCAGTCGATAAAGAAACATTGAAAAAAAATCCTGATGCTAAGACAAATTACGAAGAAGCCAAAGAAGCTGCTAAAGGCCTTGATACAGACATGAAAATTGTCCCTGTCAAGAATGTCCAAGAAGCGATTGATTACCTAAGAAGTACAAATTAA
- the asnA gene encoding aspartate--ammonia ligase, which yields MKKSFIHQQQEISFVKNTFTQYLIDKLGIVEVQGPILSQVGDGMQDNLNGIENPVSVHVKRIPDAEYEVVHSLAKWKRHTLARFGFNEGEGLFVHMKALRPDEEELDPIHSIYVDQWDWEKVIPNGRRNIEYLKETVEQVYKAIRLTELAVEARFDIDAVLPKKITFIHTEELVERYPDLTPKERENAAAKEFGAIFLIGIGGILPDGQRHDGRAPDYDDWTSESENGYHGLNGDIIVWNEALGSAFELSSMGIRVDEEALKRQVKITGDEDRLQLEWHKALLNGLFPLTIGGGIGQSRMAMFLLRKKHIGEVQSSVWPKEVRDTYENIL from the coding sequence ATGAAGAAAAGCTTTATTCATCAACAGCAGGAGATTTCTTTTGTCAAGAATACTTTTACTCAATATTTGATTGATAAACTTGGCATTGTTGAAGTGCAAGGCCCTATTCTTAGTCAGGTCGGGGATGGTATGCAAGATAATTTGAATGGTATTGAAAATCCTGTATCAGTGCACGTAAAACGTATTCCTGATGCTGAATATGAAGTTGTTCATTCACTTGCTAAGTGGAAACGTCATACCTTAGCACGTTTTGGCTTCAATGAAGGAGAGGGGCTTTTCGTACACATGAAAGCTCTCCGACCAGACGAAGAAGAATTAGATCCAATTCACTCTATTTATGTTGACCAATGGGATTGGGAAAAAGTTATTCCAAATGGTCGTCGTAACATCGAGTATTTAAAAGAAACGGTTGAACAAGTTTACAAAGCTATTCGTTTGACAGAATTAGCAGTAGAAGCACGTTTTGATATTGATGCTGTTTTACCTAAGAAAATCACTTTCATTCACACAGAAGAATTGGTAGAACGTTATCCAGATTTGACACCGAAAGAACGTGAAAATGCTGCTGCTAAAGAATTTGGAGCAATTTTCCTTATCGGTATTGGTGGTATTTTGCCAGATGGTCAACGTCATGATGGTCGTGCACCTGACTACGATGACTGGACTTCTGAATCTGAAAATGGTTACCACGGTCTTAATGGTGATATCATTGTTTGGAATGAAGCTTTGGGTTCTGCATTTGAATTGTCTTCGATGGGTATTCGTGTTGACGAAGAAGCTCTTAAACGTCAAGTTAAAATTACTGGCGATGAAGATCGTTTGCAATTAGAATGGCATAAAGCTCTTCTTAATGGTCTCTTCCCACTTACTATCGGTGGTGGTATCGGTCAATCTCGTATGGCAATGTTCTTGCTCCGTAAGAAACATATCGGAGAAGTTCAATCAAGTGTTTGGCCGAAAGAAGTTCGTGACACTTACGAAAATATTCTTTAA
- a CDS encoding MmcQ/YjbR family DNA-binding protein: protein MQATYGDIYDHPFEKYPEFSSYRYPLNHKWYALIMTVARGKLDLGDETWSKEALEQKIEIINIKVNPKDLPQLLEIRGIYPSYHMSKKSWVSLVLDETVSDDLLFSLVENSRALVAGKSLGSLSGPDYWIIPANLKYYDIDAEFAANSIINWTQKASIKVGDYVVIYITAPTCALRYLCRVLESDIPNSGYREEKSIKKLMKIELLQTFSDSQFPIAVLKKCGVTNIRGPRRMTKELITLIDSNIKS from the coding sequence TTGCAAGCGACATATGGCGACATATATGACCATCCTTTTGAAAAATATCCTGAGTTTTCGTCTTACCGTTACCCGCTGAATCATAAGTGGTATGCGTTGATTATGACGGTTGCGCGTGGAAAGTTAGATTTGGGCGATGAAACGTGGTCAAAAGAGGCATTGGAACAGAAAATCGAGATTATCAATATCAAAGTTAACCCCAAAGACTTGCCCCAATTGCTTGAAATAAGAGGCATTTACCCGTCTTACCATATGAGCAAGAAATCGTGGGTATCGCTAGTGCTGGACGAGACGGTTTCGGATGATTTGCTTTTTTCTTTGGTGGAAAATAGCAGAGCTTTAGTTGCAGGGAAAAGTCTTGGGAGCTTATCTGGGCCTGATTATTGGATTATCCCTGCCAATCTGAAATATTACGATATCGATGCGGAATTTGCTGCAAATTCGATTATTAATTGGACACAAAAAGCCAGTATTAAAGTGGGTGATTATGTTGTCATTTATATTACGGCGCCAACATGCGCCCTTCGCTACCTTTGCCGTGTCTTAGAATCCGACATTCCAAATAGCGGTTATCGAGAAGAAAAATCAATTAAAAAACTAATGAAAATTGAGCTATTGCAAACTTTTTCGGATAGCCAATTTCCAATCGCTGTGCTGAAAAAATGTGGTGTCACTAACATTCGTGGACCACGCCGTATGACAAAAGAATTAATTACCTTGATTGATTCGAACATAAAATCGTAA
- a CDS encoding bifunctional metallophosphatase/5'-nucleotidase produces MIEKLTILHLNDWHSHFENYPKIKRFFQEYPETNEVIRLDIGDNIDRWHPMTDISKGKCNVQFLNELKIDLATIGNNEGIGLAKHWLNEVYQEADFDVILGNLEDDNGRPAWAEPYKIYETKAGTKIAFLAYTFPYYLTYKPGGWKVLDPLECLKRDLAVKEVQEADFRILLSHLGLPWDKKITALCPEIDLIIGAHTHHIFEDGAYLNGTYMAAAGKYGQFVGEINLSLDNHEMIDITIHAHETSHMASKPGDKEWIEKIVSGGRKLLGQEMVMQFDEDLSLDESCRLVMDAMKDYAKADIAMINSGLVVEPFTKDITKDTLHHSLPHQMRLARLELTTQELAEICQDVYSQAELLARQQIRGMGFRGKEFGTVLTSGFAYKNGKIVYNEKVTNEKETVSLVLVDQYYFARYFESIKSHQAELLFPELLRELVEGYLRHKE; encoded by the coding sequence ATGATAGAAAAGCTAACGATTTTACATCTGAATGATTGGCATTCTCATTTTGAAAACTATCCAAAAATCAAACGTTTTTTTCAAGAATATCCTGAGACAAATGAAGTTATTCGCCTTGATATTGGGGATAATATTGACCGCTGGCATCCGATGACAGATATCAGTAAGGGAAAATGTAATGTTCAATTTTTAAACGAGCTTAAGATCGACCTTGCGACTATTGGTAATAATGAAGGAATTGGTCTGGCAAAACATTGGTTAAATGAGGTTTATCAAGAGGCTGACTTTGATGTTATTTTAGGTAATCTTGAAGATGACAATGGTCGTCCAGCTTGGGCTGAGCCTTATAAGATTTATGAAACGAAAGCAGGCACTAAGATTGCTTTTTTAGCTTATACTTTTCCCTATTATCTGACTTATAAACCAGGTGGTTGGAAGGTACTTGACCCTTTAGAGTGTTTAAAAAGAGACCTTGCCGTTAAGGAAGTGCAGGAGGCAGATTTTAGAATTCTGCTAAGTCATTTGGGACTTCCTTGGGATAAAAAAATTACTGCTCTGTGTCCCGAAATCGATTTGATTATTGGGGCACATACGCATCATATCTTTGAGGATGGGGCATATCTTAATGGCACTTACATGGCAGCTGCAGGAAAATACGGTCAGTTTGTCGGTGAAATTAATCTCAGCCTTGACAATCATGAAATGATTGATATCACAATCCACGCTCATGAAACTAGTCATATGGCAAGTAAACCAGGTGATAAAGAATGGATTGAAAAAATCGTTTCAGGTGGTCGTAAGCTCTTAGGGCAAGAAATGGTGATGCAATTTGATGAGGATTTGAGTTTAGATGAGTCTTGTCGATTGGTTATGGATGCCATGAAAGATTATGCCAAGGCAGATATTGCCATGATAAATTCTGGTTTGGTTGTAGAGCCTTTTACTAAGGACATTACTAAAGATACCTTGCACCATTCGCTTCCGCATCAAATGCGATTAGCGAGGTTAGAGCTAACGACACAAGAGTTAGCCGAAATTTGTCAGGATGTTTATTCACAAGCTGAATTGTTAGCAAGACAACAAATCCGTGGAATGGGATTTCGCGGTAAGGAATTTGGGACCGTTTTAACGAGTGGATTTGCTTACAAAAACGGAAAAATAGTGTATAATGAAAAGGTTACGAATGAAAAGGAAACTGTCAGTCTAGTCTTGGTTGATCAATATTATTTTGCTCGTTATTTTGAAAGCATTAAATCACATCAAGCTGAGCTGCTTTTTCCTGAATTGCTTCGAGAACTGGTAGAAGGCTACCTCAGACATAAAGAATAA
- the rlmN gene encoding 23S rRNA (adenine(2503)-C(2))-methyltransferase RlmN encodes MQTETKDMKPSIYGLTRDELIEWAIEHGEKKFRATQIWDWLYRKRVQSFEEMTNISKDFIAILNENFCVNPLKQRVVQEASDGTVKYLFELPDGMLIETVLMRQHYGLSVCVTSQVGCNIGCSFCASGLIKKQRDLTSGEITSQIMMVQKYFDERGQDERVSHVVVMGIGEPFDNYDNVLRFVRTINNDNGLAIGARHITISTSGLAHKIREFAHESLQVNLAVSLHAPNNELRSQIMRINRSFPLEKLFAAIEYYVETTNRRVTFEYIMLNDVNDSPENAQELADLTKKIRKLSYINLIPYNPVSEHDQYCRSSKEHVAAFYDVLKKNGVNCVVRQEHGTDIDAACGQLRSNTMKRDRQKAAKAK; translated from the coding sequence ATGCAAACAGAAACTAAGGACATGAAGCCCTCTATTTACGGTTTAACACGCGATGAACTTATCGAATGGGCAATCGAACACGGTGAAAAGAAATTCCGTGCAACACAAATTTGGGATTGGCTTTACCGTAAACGTGTCCAATCTTTTGAAGAAATGACAAACATCTCAAAAGATTTTATCGCTATTTTAAATGAAAATTTCTGCGTTAACCCATTAAAACAACGTGTCGTCCAAGAAGCATCAGATGGTACCGTCAAATACTTGTTTGAATTGCCTGATGGCATGCTGATTGAAACAGTTTTGATGCGCCAACATTATGGTTTGTCTGTCTGTGTAACATCACAAGTCGGTTGTAACATTGGTTGCTCATTCTGTGCTAGCGGTTTGATTAAAAAACAACGTGATTTGACAAGTGGTGAGATCACTTCACAAATCATGATGGTACAAAAATACTTTGATGAACGTGGTCAAGATGAGCGCGTGAGTCACGTCGTTGTTATGGGGATTGGTGAACCATTTGATAACTACGATAACGTGCTTCGCTTTGTTCGTACGATTAACAATGACAATGGTCTAGCTATCGGTGCGCGTCACATCACAATTTCAACATCAGGTTTGGCACACAAAATCCGTGAATTTGCTCATGAAAGCTTGCAAGTTAACTTGGCTGTTTCACTTCACGCGCCAAACAATGAATTGCGTTCACAAATCATGCGTATTAACCGTTCATTCCCACTTGAAAAACTCTTTGCTGCGATTGAATACTACGTTGAAACAACTAATCGTCGTGTGACATTTGAGTATATCATGTTAAATGATGTTAATGACTCACCAGAAAACGCACAAGAATTGGCTGATTTGACGAAAAAAATTCGCAAATTGTCTTACATCAACTTGATTCCATATAACCCAGTTTCTGAACACGACCAATATTGTCGTTCAAGCAAAGAACACGTTGCAGCCTTTTACGATGTTCTTAAGAAAAATGGTGTTAACTGTGTCGTTCGTCAAGAACACGGAACTGATATTGATGCCGCTTGTGGCCAATTGCGTTCAAATACAATGAAACGTGACCGCCAAAAAGCTGCTAAAGCAAAATAA
- a CDS encoding oleate hydratase has protein sequence MYYSSGNYEAFARPQKPAGVDHKSAYIIGSGLAALSAACFLVRDGQMLGKQVHILEKDPIPGGACDGYQYSDIGYVMRGGREMDNHFECMWDLFRSIPSIETDGVSVLDEYYWLNKADPNYSLCRATEKQGQDAHTDKKFGLSDKAAMEIMKLFFTPDEDLYNKRINEVFDDEVFDSNFWLYWRTMFAFENWHSALEMKLYIKRFIHHISGLPDFTALRFTRYNQYESMILPMVKYLESFGVVFHYNTKVVNVLFDCQKDKKVAKKIEVIREGEEDSIDLTENDLVFITNGGCVENSSYGSQDKPASFNKAIRPGGGWDMWRKIAAQDASFGHPDKFCYDPEQSNWMSATVTTIDDKIPSYIQKICKRDPFSGKVVTGGIVTVKDSSWLMSWTVNRQPQFRNQAKNELVVWVYGLFSDKEGDYIKKPMRDCTGQEICAEWLYHMGVPVSEIDNLSRHSAKTVPCMMPYITAFFMPREKGDRPNVVPDGAVNFAFLGQFAETQRDTIFTTEYSIRTGMEAVYTLLDIDRGVPEVWGSTYDVRDLLHATVALRDGKTITDMDLNFVEKFILKQALRKTEGTDIEKLLQKYRLI, from the coding sequence ATGTATTATTCTAGTGGTAATTATGAAGCTTTTGCTCGTCCTCAAAAGCCAGCTGGTGTTGATCACAAATCGGCCTATATCATAGGTTCTGGCTTAGCTGCTCTTTCAGCAGCATGCTTTCTTGTTCGTGATGGGCAAATGCTTGGTAAGCAAGTTCATATCTTAGAAAAGGATCCGATTCCTGGCGGGGCCTGTGATGGTTATCAATACAGTGATATTGGCTATGTCATGCGTGGCGGCCGTGAGATGGACAATCATTTTGAATGCATGTGGGATCTTTTCCGATCAATTCCTTCCATTGAAACTGACGGCGTCAGTGTCTTGGATGAATATTATTGGCTCAATAAAGCAGACCCTAACTACTCGCTCTGCCGCGCGACTGAAAAACAAGGTCAAGATGCTCATACAGATAAGAAGTTTGGCTTGTCTGACAAGGCAGCTATGGAAATTATGAAACTCTTCTTTACACCTGATGAAGATCTTTATAACAAACGAATCAATGAAGTTTTTGATGATGAGGTTTTTGATTCCAATTTCTGGCTTTATTGGCGAACCATGTTTGCTTTTGAAAATTGGCATTCTGCTTTGGAAATGAAGCTTTATATCAAGCGCTTTATCCATCATATCAGTGGTTTGCCTGATTTCACAGCTCTGCGTTTTACCCGTTACAATCAATACGAATCTATGATTTTGCCGATGGTCAAGTATCTGGAATCTTTTGGCGTTGTTTTCCATTACAATACTAAAGTGGTCAATGTCCTCTTTGACTGTCAAAAAGATAAGAAAGTCGCTAAAAAGATTGAAGTTATTCGTGAGGGGGAAGAAGACAGCATTGACCTGACTGAAAATGATTTGGTCTTTATCACCAATGGCGGCTGTGTTGAAAATTCAAGTTATGGTAGCCAAGATAAGCCTGCTAGCTTTAACAAGGCGATTCGTCCAGGTGGCGGTTGGGATATGTGGCGGAAGATTGCGGCACAAGATGCTAGCTTTGGTCATCCAGACAAATTCTGCTATGATCCCGAGCAATCTAATTGGATGAGTGCCACAGTAACGACGATCGATGATAAGATTCCATCTTATATTCAAAAAATTTGTAAGCGCGATCCGTTTTCAGGCAAGGTTGTTACAGGCGGAATTGTCACTGTTAAGGATTCAAGTTGGCTGATGAGCTGGACGGTTAACCGCCAACCACAATTTAGAAACCAAGCTAAAAATGAATTAGTGGTTTGGGTTTATGGGTTATTTTCTGATAAGGAAGGTGACTATATCAAAAAACCAATGCGCGATTGCACTGGTCAGGAAATTTGTGCCGAATGGCTTTATCATATGGGAGTGCCCGTATCAGAAATTGATAATTTATCGCGTCACAGTGCCAAAACTGTTCCTTGTATGATGCCTTACATAACAGCCTTTTTTATGCCACGTGAAAAAGGAGATCGTCCAAATGTTGTGCCAGATGGTGCGGTTAACTTTGCCTTTTTAGGACAATTCGCCGAAACACAGCGTGATACCATCTTTACCACCGAATATTCTATTCGGACAGGTATGGAAGCTGTTTACACGCTCTTGGATATCGACCGAGGTGTGCCAGAAGTTTGGGGAAGCACCTATGATGTGCGTGACTTGCTTCATGCGACAGTTGCACTGCGTGATGGCAAAACTATCACTGATATGGATTTAAATTTCGTGGAAAAATTTATCCTGAAACAAGCCCTTCGTAAGACAGAAGGTACCGATATTGAAAAACTTTTGCAAAAGTACCGTCTTATTTAA